One region of Manis pentadactyla isolate mManPen7 chromosome 9, mManPen7.hap1, whole genome shotgun sequence genomic DNA includes:
- the LOC118911042 gene encoding olfactory receptor 10AG1-like: protein MSSEGMKAGNNVSTVMQFVLLGFSDLPNFQGLLFGLFSIIYIIILIGNSLIIITTRLDPVLQKPMYFFLANLSFLEIGYVSVTLPRILLNLWTQDRSISLLACAAQMCFFLLLAATECLLLTVMAYDRYVAICHPLHYPLVMSHNVCVRMAVGSWISGIPVQIGQTCQIFSLRFCNSNQINHFFCDIPPILKLACGDTSVHEISVYAVAILFVAVPLMLILASYSKIISTILQLPTARGRAKAFSTCSSHLLVVLLFFGSAAITYLRPKSNHSAGIDKLLSLFYTIVTPIFNPMIYTLRNKDVITALRKLLFKFKN from the coding sequence ATGAGCTCTGAAGGGATGAAAGCTGGGAACAATGTTTCCACAGTGATGCAGTTTGTACTCCTGGGATTTTCTGACCTTCCAAACTTCCAAGGCCTACTATTTGGGCTGTTCTCCATCATTTACATTATTATCCTAATTGGAAATAGCCTTATAATAATAACAACCAGGCTTGACCCTGTACTACAGAAACCCATGTATTTTTTCCTGGCAAATCTTTCCTTCTTGGAAATCGGTTATGTGTCCGTCACTCTCCCTAGGATCCTGCTGAATCTCTGGACTCAAGATAGAAGCATTTCTTTGCTGGCCTGTGCTGCCCAAATGTGCTTCTTCCTGCTGCTGGCAGCCACAGAGTGTCTCCTCCTGACTGTGATGGCttatgaccgctacgtggccatctgtcACCCTCTGCACTATCCCCTAGTCATGAGCCACAACGTCTGTGTCCGAATGGCTGTTGGCTCCTGGATCAGTGGAATCCCAGTGCAGATAGGACAGACctgccagattttctctctgcgTTTCTGTAATTCTAACCAGATTAACCACTTTTTCTGTGACATCCCTCCCATTCTCAAGCTAGCATGTGGAGACACTTCAGTACATGAGATTTCGGTCTATGCGGTAGCCATACTGTTTGTCGCAGTCCCTTTGATGTTGATACTCGCCTCTTACAGCAAAATCATTTCCACCATTCTGCAGTTGCCCACAGCCCGAGGACGGGCCAAGGCTTTCTCCACGTGTTCTTCCCACCTGCTGGTTGTGCTTTTATTCTTTGGATCTGCCGCCATTACCTACTTAAGGCCAAAATCCAATCATTCTGCAGGAATTGACAAACTTCTGTCTCTTTTCTACACCATAGTGACTCCAATATTTAATCCCATGATATACACCCTCAGGAACAAGGATGTGATTACTGCACtgagaaaattattatttaaatttaaaaactaa